One region of Acropora muricata isolate sample 2 chromosome 13, ASM3666990v1, whole genome shotgun sequence genomic DNA includes:
- the LOC136896807 gene encoding histone H3-like: MAPTKQTARKSTGGKAPRKQLATKAARKSAPATGGVKKPHRYSSGTVALREFGRYQKSTELLIRKLPFQRLVREIAQDFKTDLRFQSSAVLALQEASEAYLVGLSEDTNLCAIHAKRVTIMPKDIQLTRRIRGERA, from the coding sequence ATGGCACCAACAaagcaaacagcacgaaagtCAACGGGTGGTAAGGCACCGCGAAAACAACTCGCTACGAAGGCGGCTCGCAAGAGCGCTCCTGCTACGGGTGGAGTGAAAAAGCCTCATCGTTATAGTTCCGGTACAGTGGCCTTACGGGAATTCGGTCGTTACCAGAAATCTACAGAGTTGCTGATTCGAAAGTTGCCGTTCCAGCGCCTCGTGCGAGAAATTGCCCAGGACTTCAAGACTGACTTGCGGTTCCAAAGTTCGGCTGTGTTGGCTCTCCAGGAGGCCAGTGAAGCTTACTTGGTCGGTCTTTCCGAGGACACCAACCTGTGTGCAATTCACGCCAAGCGTGTGACCATCATGCCGAAGGATATACAGCTTACTCGCCGAATTCGGGGAGAGCGTGCCTAA